The following is a genomic window from Episyrphus balteatus chromosome 1, idEpiBalt1.1, whole genome shotgun sequence.
GGTACCATTTGGTATttgtacacattttgcacttaatcaAACAATCTTTGGATTGAATCTAGAAATAAGTTGCAGGCAGAAGATACAAATACAGTCTGCAAGGTCCGCTTCCTCAGAATCATCACTTACGGTATTATTTGGTGCATGTCGCTTAGCTTTTTGGTAACTTGGCTACCAGAGCTTCCAATTACGCCCATGGGTggtcttgccccagtcatatcatatctgatgttccggaatattttttaaattttatttttacgacTCCTTCTATATTCATTTTCCttgaatattcactttctattgtaaaaagagaaaagtaaaaaaaatttttttttagtgttaaaaatacaactgactttACGCATGAAGcaaaacaatttgatgaaaaatcacaaaattaacCGTAACTTTTCGACGTCTAAACAGAACTTTCTCAAACTTATGGACTCGAACGATCATTTTactatttttcatacaacatagtacaaaaacggtcttgcccctATAGGCGGTCTTGTCCCCCCTTTccctatttatttttaaataaaggtttataaacaatgttatttgaaaatattttttgtctgaATATACAATACATTTAtgcatattttaaaatcaatttttttcgatttttgtttcgtatattttcaattttataaaattttgaaacaatttttaagacCGTAAGTAAGACTTTAACAAcccaaatatattaaaataaatcaccaaaTTGTATATCGTATAAAATTTACAGTCTTTTTGGCAAAAAGTGAATAGAATTCACGATATTATTCtcttaacacatttttttctctcttcttTCTGTTTATAGAATTGTATATTaactggataaaaaaaaaataacaataacaaataaaatggcTTTAACTGGAGGATCAGATTCAAAAATAGCACGCATTATGGTCTTTAGACCAACCTGGGAGGAGTTTAAAGATTTTCCCAAGTATATAGCTTACATGGAATCTCAGGGTGCACACAAAGCTGGGCTTGCcaaagtattttatttcaaacaaaataaaatggggATCCAAGATTGTACagagtattaatttattttttaggttgTACCCCCTCCTGAGTGGGTACCAAGAAAAAGTGGCTATGAAGATTTGGATGCCCTCAACATAACCATACCTGCGCCCATATGTCAAGTTGTAACTGGCAAACAGGGACTCtatcaacaaataaatattcaaaaaaaaccaCTCACTGTTAAACAGTTTGCCGAATTGGCCAACACTGAACGTTATCAACCACCGAAACATTTCGATTTTGAAGATCTTGAaagaaaatattggaaaaatatAACGTATGTGGCCCCAATTTACGGTGCAGATGTTAGCGGTAGCATTACGGACCCAGAAATGAATGtaagagtaaaaaaataaattaatgttcaCGCTATTTATAATATCTTTTAAACACTAGAGCTGGAATATTAATCGTTTGGGCACAATCTTAGATTTTGTGAACGAAGACTATGGCATACAAATCGATGGTGTGAATACGGCATACCTGTATTTTGGAATGTGGAAAACAACGTTTGCATGGCACACTGAAGATATGGACTTATATTCTATTAACTATTTACATTTTGGTGCGCCGAAAACATGGTACGTTGTGCCGCCTGAGTATGGACGAAAACTAGAAAAAGTCGCCAATAGTTATTTTCCCGCAAGTTATCAAAACTGTAATGCGTACTTGCGACATAAAATGACTTTAATAAGTCCGCAGATCCTCAAGCAGCATGAAGTTCCAGTTAGTAAGGTACGGGAGTCTGCTGTTATTTACATTGAAACGACATTAAGTGTTGAATATGAATATTTCTTGCAGATAACACAAGAAGCCGGTGAAATAATGATTACTTTCCCATTTGGCTATCATGCTGGTTTCAATCATGGGTTCAATTGTGCAGAATCTACTAATTTCGCAATGGAACGTTGGATTGAATATGGAAAACGTGCTGTTCAGTGTACCTGCAGGTAAAtataagagaaataaaaaagaaaaaaatattttttatttcgagTTCATAATGAATAGACCAAAAGaaactaaaatcaaaaatataaatattgttgtATTCACGTTCCACAACAAGTCAgttaaaaaactatatttttatcTTGCCTAGCAATGATATGGTTAAAATATCAATGGATACATTTGTAAAGCGCTTTCAACCCGATCGCTATCAAGCATGGCTTGAAGGTACAGATGTTGGTCAGCATCCTGAAGATCCACCAAATGCATTAACTGTAGCACCACCTCCAACGCAATTAGATGTTCTATGCAATAAGAAGTAAGTCATGACAAAACAAATTCTCTTGATTCTTAgctacaaattttcttttcttatttatcACACATACGATAAACCCCATAGAAATGGGGATGTTCCTGTACAATTATTCCAAAGAATGAAGAAACATTgcaatccaacaaaaaaaaaatcatttaaggaACGAAATCCTGATCTTGATCTCGATGAAATTCAATCAAATCCAAACATACCAGATGATGTTAAGGCTGTTTTAAAGGAAAGCGTTTTAACATTGGACATGGACGAGGACGAGGAAGTACCTGCAATATTAGAGCCAGCGAGTATAAGTAGTCAAAGTCCAGCTATATTGAAAACTAAAAAGGAATTACTAGATTATATTGACGATGGATCTGGTAAGACAGATTATGTTCTATTAAAACGCATCttacataaaattcattataaatttaattgggTATCCTCTGGCTTTACATTACTTACGGTCTTAGTAGTTCAACTAACCCATGAGgcaaaaaatgtataatttctGTTTTATTACTATTTACGACATAAATTCGTATATTGTATAAGCTTGTAAcaggaaatttattttaattttatttttgatattgtCAAGTGGTAATAGAAAATTGTAATTTACTACTTACTttctattttataataaatttattttatttgatacaAATATTGCATTACGACGTGGGATCTTGGTAAACTTTggctaaaaagaaaaaaaaatgatgatgtCGTGCTGCAAGTGTTTTCTttcgaaagaagaaaaaaagattagcATGCGTCATAATTGCAGTGTTTTAGCGACCCCATTTTGGATAGACTTCACTCTTCACTTGTGTTTGtaggcaaacaaaaattataataatgtaTCTAAAAAACGATAGGGGTCCGTTTAAGACATAAACTATCAATATTAAAATCCGtcaatgaaaaagtataaaatattcCAGAAAAGGCAAGGATAGAAAATGTCAATTGTTATACTAATTAAGATTTTCCAGAGAGAAACACATaatgagttttattttaatttgaatcgcTTGTTTTAATGTaagaatagaaagaaaaaaagatttaattaaatagtttttttcagaaatatttcagttattgtttttgtttggttttcttGTTACTAACACTGTGCTCGCTTGATTTTAAGGTTATggtgtcattttttgtttgttaaaggctcatttcgtaaaaaaaaaaaatagtaattaaatCCCGTTTATTGATGACTATCTCTAATACATATTTCGTAAATACAtcaaaaatctttataaaaatgtgaaccctaaaattatttttaacgatTGTCTTTgttaacataaatatttttatttttgttaattgtcctattttttatcatttcgtTTTAGAGTTTGACGACGACGAGGATGCATTtagaaaacgtaaacaaaaaagaaagtcaGACGCTGAATACGACGACGATTGGTATGAAAGTAAACGCCGTTCAAATTCTCGCGGTAAGGGACGAAGTCCAAAAGGCAAAGAATATCCAGCTGAAAGtacagtaaaaattaaaaaagaacgtCCTTCTACAGAGAAAATAGAAAAACCTCCTAAACAAAAAACACCTCGAAAGACGCCCACTAGAAAAAAGAAGGAGAACAATGGTACGTGAAGTATGCTAACAGCAACTTCTGCAAGAACAATCATTCTATCAGTATCTCCTTCTCTAGATTCTTCATCTAGCTCCGTACCATCATCTCCAGCAACTACCCCTAAACCAGCCGATACTGAGGTTCTACGCAAATTAAACGaacatttgatgaaaaatctTAGTCCTACATTTCAATTCACAAATCATCCCATTAAATTTGAGGGAAAAATCCCAATAGTAAAGAAAACCCCATCATCCGAAAATCTTGATCAGTCAAACGATTGTTTAATTCAGCAACAATTAAAAGTAGAACCTTTTTCGGCAATGTCATCGCCTACATCTACGGTTTgtgtgaatttaaataaaacatctcCTCCAAACTCAGTAAGGACCTCAGCATCTGCTGCAGCGTCAGCAGCTGCTTATACGAATAACTCTAGTCAGCTCAATACCTTGAACACAACCATTGTGTACAAAGCCATCGGAGGTGGAACAACAACATTATCACCAATCCCCGTAACCATGAAAACTACTTCTTCGAATAATATAATAACAACTACGGATGGTACAGCTCTGTGTATCAAAAACGAAGTCATTGATAGCGAAGGTAGTGTGGACGCAGAATCAGAAATAATAAATTCTAGTCAAAGTGGTGGTAAAGGAGCGTCATCAGGTAAGCAGCAAAATGAATCctgttataattttatttcgttttgttttaatttgtttattttgtattgtttatatttttattatttattgttattttttatcttgATGTATTGAAGAGCTctttaaacaatttgatttaattattatatttgtgttttattaattttcttattgctttaaaaaataCCATTGTCGcaaaaattttgcacaatttgtTTGCATTGAcgtaaaactacttttttttaacctgacaaaaaaaaataaagataataatacagattttaaaaataataagaaccaACGGAATAATTAATTAAGGTGGTGAGAAGAAAAAATAGCTTGTTGTGTGTTTACTAATAAAGTTTGATTGGATAACGGACCGAGATCTCAATACTATACTACGCCGTACTCCCTGCTATAAATAAAAACTACGGGTGAAATATTTTCGGTAGAAAGGCTCCCAAACTAAAAATTCTCAGATTACTTTTAGTCTTTCtcttaaatttcgtttttttgtttgttaatatgtagttaataaaaagcaaaaaggtAACATAAATGCCAGCAGTTTTTGATTAGGAACCCTTGTCCATTTTTCCCCGAGGGTTTTTATtcagaatagggctgaatatGTATATATTATCGTTTACTTATTCGGTTTATATTCCTACATACGtattaataacaaataataattttcgatTACCGTTGCTTTTCAATAGAAAATTACTTTAAACGAAATAACCAGTCTATTATTTGTTTAACGTAATAGGGGTTTAATCTGAGTATAAATCTCGGTTTGCGTATTTTGAAAAACGGTGAACTATTTgcgacattgtttttttttttctctgaccCTATAAAAAAGTGCCGTTTTGCACGTTATTAAAagacaaaactaaaaataaaaactattatattattttaactcaattttatttatataataacgaaaaagatacaaataatgCGCTTATTCTAGCTTAGTGTTTTTCAAAGTGTGGGTCGCGACTCTCTGAGGGGTCGCGAAGACTTCTTAAGGAGGTCGCGGCCGCGagttaaatattgaaaaaaacaaaagacaaacaaaatttctcagggcgacaaatgtgtttgtatgttttttaataaaaattgaaatcttggattgatttttgatactttaacAATTAAATCGTTTTCCAAGTTTAGTCCGTTTCTCTTCATAGTTTTGATGTCCAACATTGAAGCGAATTTGACTTCACATATGTATATACACAGTAATGAAAGGGCACTAACAGCAGCAAAGCTTCGTTTGCCAGCTCAGAATACTATCTATTCTTAACATGGCACCTGAAGCTAAATCTATAaggttttctttcagttttacaGATGTTAGATTAGCAAGTTCAAccgaattattcaaaaaaagatTTGAATTCCATCTTAGTTCCAACTCAATAGTTTCATCTCCAAATTTAATAAacgggttgacagatgaaaaacaggtataattttttgtagagaaatgagattgccttgattttagattttttttttaatcagcattaaaaaatacctcaaaatcaTGTATAATATGTGTACATagtaataccattgtctatttttgctaattttgaaaatctccacttcgcgctttgaccttgaaatcgcgacttgcggacatgagttTTTCTAGACTTGAGGTTTGtgatagaatgccaaaacgaaggtattgagcaaaaaaaaattctattagcattcattccgaggtaaACCTCGAAGAATTTTTACCTTAAATGActgtattaattaatttatacaaaatgacaaggatttttgtgaaaattagCAGCGgcgtttttttaatcagttctgttcggaaatggtatcacttataactgtaagtgttgccgttgtttattaattttttgtttttattgtaaataatttttttattttaaattatttttttagaaaattgccactCCCGCTTAAAAGGGGAGAGATAGAcacccatagtaaaaaattattgtattgaactcctctacaaaaaaccgttatcaaccAACtttacaaaacgtgataggtctccgcccgcttatattttgattgtaacacagtgttattataCTTTCAATCGGAAAGGGTGTTgcaaattttcttgtttttcaaaatggtggacgCCAACAAGACCAATTAATACGCAAATTGAGATTCATACTCAAAACTCAACCCTCTTCAATGCCGCatccaaacttagctgacgtcacaactttttttagatgCTTCTGAACTGTTATCATTTGAACATAATTggcaaaacaatatttttgaagaGTAACATAACTTTGTGtacttaaaattttagtttattcttttgtttcatttaatttttttttttcaaaaaaaaactgttgcaaGTCGAAATAAAAGCCGAGTTGTATTGGTAACTGTGTACGGaggttaataaatattttatgcttTAAACACCAACAGAAGATTTATTTATTACATATAACccttattaacaaaaataaacttttttttgttgccgaaacaaaaatatacttttatgaaggttttcggtgtgctgaactcgaatcagaAGTCagaccttatttttttatataaagaaaattgCTTGAGCATATTAAggaacggtttctataagacctttcaagacctgtttaaatctttcccatatcttttttactgcccgagatatcgtCAGTTGTTTGGCATTTTATATCTACCATAGAAATTTTATAACGCCGTTTTCTCCTTTAttatatatgaagccaaacctaattacttcatttttagatatctcggacaataaaaaagatattgaaaagatctAAACAGGTTTtataaaccgttactaaataagctaaaacaattttccttatataaaaaaacatggtccgaagtactaaaaaaaaacgttttttgcatttaacggtaatatttcaaaaacgggagctggttagttttttctgacttcgggttcgagttcagcacaccaaaaaccttcagaaaagtaattttttgccTCGGCAACAAaccccttgtaaaccagtgtaatcgtTTGTTGTTGAACTATGAATAagttaagcaaacaaaattacgACCAAAAAAAAGGAATACTTTTGTACCAGGTAATTAAACACATCTAAAGTTATCTATTCACATGAGTCTTCATTTATTATCATTGCAAATTAATgttacaatttttgaattttttttgtaatttttaataactttttacttATTGTTATGATGCTGAAAATCCATGTCttggaaaaattatataatcttACATCGGGGAATAGTGTACTTGggtgtgtaatatttttttaatttttgtatgcaatTCTTCTCAGACTTAAGCGTTGGTCCATTTACAGTTTTCATTTAGTTTggtgtaattttatttttgtttttgcacggcatttttctattttctatatgCATATTAATCTAtagataattttgtatttcggttttgaaaatgaatacaACAAAAGGAAAACGCCTTTGTTAAGTTAAATTGTCTAATTAAATCTATTCCATCGaactaaattaaattgaaatacataGTTAGAACCCATAGCAAAATCCTTCAATGTCAAATCTGCctgcataaactaacggggttttatttttggattttaggaatgcgcctaaaaataaatattagacggttttttgttcaatttttgcatttatctacaaaaataaattatttaaacttatttttttactccttaaatttcaaaataactaagtaaataatgaagatattgaattttaaaaaaatacgtgttttattatagctaaaggcaagtcgattgacattattaattttaaaatttgcgatgttgggttacaaggggttaagctTTTATGAACAAGAATTTCCTTATTAAacatcaaaactaaaatttttctattccgAACAGTTCATTTAAGAAAAGTATGGACCTTGCCAATTTAAcaattctttattttcagtttctttcaTTAACACTTAAAAGTCAAgtgtaatttattttgtaatttatttacaCTCATTTAAACGTGAACAATACGGAAACTACGTTATAGCAGTTTAAAACTGTATTAATAATTGAcactttttgtttgaataactCCGGCTTAATGACCTACCCTTGTAAAAAATGTTATGATTCAAGCTAAGATATTCACTTGGAagcaaaatatcccaaaaaatgcatttttgtgaataactccgctataaagaatgatcaggtggtgcgaaattgggtttaagacttttaaatatacccttatcgatccatgaaataaaaatttacagtgtctctgtgcgcaaggttaaACCCTTTTTTCTGACGCTTTGACTAGAGTACTAAGTAATTAAAGTTATTAGTTATTATGTTTATACCAAACACCACAAATATCTAAtatatagaaaataattttaaatctcCTGTATAAAACCTTATACATGACTAAACCtgatcaatttttattttttataagattAAAAAGATTGGATTTTGAAAATTCGAACACTTTTATTGTAGAATAGAATTACAAGATTCAATGACGTCACGTTTTGAGATATAATTAGAAATTCCGTTCTTTGAttgttttcgattttatttattaagtaaggTAATTTGTTCCAACACCTTTTGTATCGGTTtctaaaaaaacttattttctttattcaaaacCTGTTTAAAACTTTCCGATATTTCATCTCTTATCCGTTGAAGTTTGTGTATTTGGTTTATTTTATCATAAAGAAGAATTGTTAATTTAGTATGTGGTTCTTTTCAGCGCTTGACAAAAGATAAGTTTCCAGGAAAGACAAGAACTAGGATCAGAAAATATAATTCTTAAAATTATGATTGGTATCGACGCAGAATTTCACCTTCTATAGCAGGTTTAAAAGCTAGAAAAGGAAAGGAGTTGATGGTTGATAAATcaggaaaatttattttgatgcaATCTCTCCATAATGATATATTATTTGAAGGTATTTTTGAATACTGAATCGTATagaaagaaatagaaaaaatattccGATACGAACATccttaaaaaatgcaaaactctTTTTATTGAAAGGTGAATTTTTTcagtacaggtaaaatataagcgaaaaactattaaaaataatgGTAATAAGAAATGGGAAGATTTGCAACCAGTACCGAAACACTTCGTGAATAAAATCCCGTGAAATTCGGTGAAAGTGCTAAAGTTGGTATGATGCCATAAGTCATGTAAAAAAACATCACTTTTCAAATAACAAGAAAGAAACGcctttttcttaagtttttttgtaatttcttaTGGTTGACGTGAGTAATTTTGTTGAACAACTTCGGTTCGTGTTAGCCACCAAAGCAATGAAAacccaaaaccaaaaatcaactAGGTACCTGACCGACAGCCAATAGCTTTTATCtcgaccaatttttttttttttatcaagtggCATCAGGTTGAATTATAGCCGCGAAAACAGCCCCTTCGGAAAAGAAATTAAGTAAAGTGTAATTTGGTTTCTATAACAGAAAACTCGATGACCAGGTAATTTGACTTATCAAATTTGCGTAACGATATGCAAATCATAAGGGTCTAGGTGTATGTTTGCACTTGCACTTAAATTTATTTCGGATTTTCTCTTGGTGGTGGCATTGTAAATTCACTTGTCAAATGCATAGACATTTCACGTAGAAACACAAACAAATATAAACATAAATTGAGAACATTTTCATACAATTATGCATTAAAGCACGTTGTGATTGAGCAGCAATccgaaatgcaaaaaaatgatCAAATTCCTTATATCATTTAAAGTAAGCAGCCCAAATAATCGAAAACGATAATTCCATAACTCGATTATAGCCAAACTATATCGTTTGACCATACTGTTAATTTCAATAGTCACTATCGTGTCGCAAATGCTATCGTTCTTTTTGCTTTCAGTAACTCGATTATCATAATGAAAACGATTGTTTGGACGATAGCTAAAACGGTATCGCTCTGAGtaaatttgcaaacaaaatgaaccctttttgtaaattttaacaattttatagAAACTGtttatgtacataaataaataaaattgtttaaagaacagttgcaaaaaaaatattcaatttttttttattattttgggcaccatcttatttttctcttcataAACCCAATTAGTACATCATTATTCACCTCAAAGTATGCAATTTCACGTCGACAGCGAAACTATAGTAATAGAGTAACGGATAAGAAATTAATGACAATATCATCATCGATTATCGTTTCGGTGACAATttgaaaattacggaatgaGTACTCAGCAAAGGTACGACACTCACACTGCACGTTGTACCACCATTTTATCCGTAAATATCCAAATCCGTAAAACGGACATTATTCTTTAAACAATGCTTCAAGTTAAAGAATCTTCTTACATTAACATCCTATATTTCATTTAATTCCTTGGTTATTTATTATCGCTCTCAAGTTTAGTgtctaaataacaaaaaactttttacttatgtactcgtatgtttcaatatttttttgtgtggctctTGTTTCTCCAACGGTGTTTAAATTTAACTTGCGAACCATAAATTTTATagtatatatatgtattatttttgtatttgattaaAATTACCTTAACTTTACATCTattaaataattgttattatCTTCGTAGTACACCGAACGCATCAAAGAAATTTCTTCTACAATAGCTATAATGCCAATAGTTCCCGAGGCAATGCATTCCAAAGTTGCAAATGCAATACAAATAATTATTCAAGATATAATCCTAAATATCCAAGATACAATACATATGATCCGAGATACAATTCAAACTCAAATTCAGTATATAATGAACTTAAATTACGATACCACAACAACAATCAATATTCTCCTCTAATTAATTATAGAGTGCGTCGATactaaatagaaataaatatttttgcaaataaaaaaaactcgagTATAAACTTCAAGCTTCTTCCTTTTTGtatgttatattttttgtattttttttacttttatatctatacaattatttgaaaagcaattcaattttatttttatttggaactctttttttaatttgcaaattttttttatataattgatattgtttattgactgaaagaaaatatattcgaaagtagattttaatttatttttttttttattaaattctaattCCTAACTTCAATGAATGTGTATattatcttttttaattgaaaccccaaaaaaaaagatgtttacATGGTCACCACTGATAATAATACAACCTACATCATTAATCAACATCCACCACAACAAATCACAACAATGCCAATATTGAAAACGGAAAATGAATCTGCTGATGATGTAATCGTTGAGAACAATTCACCTTCAGTGAATAGTTCGCAAACTAATTATACAACAAAAATGATTTACAACCTGAAACagaaacgaaagcgaaaattgCGCAATGAACCCGATGAACAATCGGAGTACTTAGAGAAAATGTCTGTCCGCGGATTGGATATTCAAAAGTATGAGCATATTGTTGATGGAATTGCATATTGTGCAGTGTGTGccaaaaaagagatttttaaaacatttaaaaacaaatacagttTTCAAAGGCATGCTTACCTTTTTCATGAAGGCGATAATCGAAAAATATTTGCCTGTCCTGTTTGCAGCAAAGAGTTTTCGCGTCCGGATAAAatgaaaatgcataaaaaagacaaacataGTGAAGTTGTTGACATGGAAGAGCAAATTAAGGCAGCTGCAGAAGAGGAGAAAGCACCTGTAATCGTTAAAGCACCTGCTCGACGAAAAAGAGttactaaagctcaaaaattacttcaacagcagcaacaactaCAACAGCAAcaggatgaagaagaagaagagcagcagcaacaacaacagcaacagatGTTGAATGATAGGTCCACAATAACAACAATAAttgaaacaaaatctgaaaGCAATAATAACAGCAACCAGAGCTTAAGTAATTGTACATCTCATCAGATGCAAACAATTGATTTGAGTAGCATGATTTTACCTAGTCAACTTCAAATAAGTACGGCCGAACTTCTACAACAtcaccagcaacaacaacaacaacagcagcagcaacagttACAAAACACAACCATTCTCTATAatcaaattgatttaaataacgCGCTGCTGCAAAATCAACTACATGCTAATAATATCATTATCCAAGGTCCAATAGGAACATCAAATGGTTCTCTCCTTCCAGTTCAAACAATCCAAACTCATGACGGCAGTATATTTCATCACCAGCAATCATCTCAGCAGCAgcatattcaaataaaaaatgaattgcaAACGGTTCCTTTGAGCACCACATCCACTACCACGCTATCATCGTCCTCAACATCTAATTCTAGTCACCATCAGCAACAACATAGTAATCAGCAACACCATCAACAACATCAAATGGATATGACTTCCTTGACAAAACTCGAGAACGTATCTTATCTGCCATCTTCAAACGAAAATCATGTTATTGGAACTGTTCAAAGTTATCAGATAATTACACCTGACGGATTGCATGCTTACCAGCCAAAATTATTAAATGCAAATGAAATCGAACTATGTCCATTTACCTCTGCAACAGGAGCTAATTACACTTTCACTTCATCGAGTCAAAGTAATAACAACAACATTAGCAACAACAATACAGACCATTCTCAATTTATGGACATTAAAAATGAATTGCTTATCAAGAGCGATCAGTTCATGGATACATCTGGAATGTATCATTTGCCATTTTCACCAAGCTCAATGATAAATGCTGTTAGTGAAGTGAATAACTCATCTTTATTGGAAACCAAAGAAATTAGGTAAACAGAATCTATTTGAGTTACACTGTGCATTGTAGAATT
Proteins encoded in this region:
- the LOC129906937 gene encoding putative uncharacterized protein DDB_G0291608 isoform X4, encoding MALTGGSDSKIARIMVFRPTWEEFKDFPKYIAYMESQGAHKAGLAKVVPPPEWVPRKSGYEDLDALNITIPAPICQVVTGKQGLYQQINIQKKPLTVKQFAELANTERYQPPKHFDFEDLERKYWKNITYVAPIYGADVSGSITDPEMNSWNINRLGTILDFVNEDYGIQIDGVNTAYLYFGMWKTTFAWHTEDMDLYSINYLHFGAPKTWYVVPPEYGRKLEKVANSYFPASYQNCNAYLRHKMTLISPQILKQHEVPVSKITQEAGEIMITFPFGYHAGFNHGFNCAESTNFAMERWIEYGKRAVQCTCSNDMVKISMDTFVKRFQPDRYQAWLEGTDVGQHPEDPPNALTVAPPPTQLDVLCNKKMKKHCNPTKKKSFKERNPDLDLDEIQSNPNIPDDVKAVLKESVLTLDMDEDEEVPAILEPASISSQSPAILKTKKELLDYIDDGSEFDDDEDAFRKRKQKRKSDAEYDDDWYESKRRSNSRGKGRSPKGKEYPAESTVKIKKERPSTEKIEKPPKQKTPRKTPTRKKKENNDSSSSSVPSSPATTPKPADTEVLRKLNEHLMKNLSPTFQFTNHPIKFEGKIPIVKKTPSSENLDQSNDCLIQQQLKVEPFSAMSSPTSTVCVNLNKTSPPNSVRTSASAAASAAAYTNNSSQLNTLNTTIVYKAIGGGTTTLSPIPVTMKTTSSNNIITTTDGTALCIKNEVIDSEGSVDAESEIINSSQSGGKGASSDVYMVTTDNNTTYIINQHPPQQITTMPILKTENESADDVIVENNSPSVNSSQTNYTTKMIYNLKQKRKRKLRNEPDEQSEYLEKMSVRGLDIQKYEHIVDGIAYCAVCAKKEIFKTFKNKYSFQRHAYLFHEGDNRKIFACPVCSKEFSRPDKMKMHKKDKHSEVVDMEEQIKAAAEEEKAPVIVKAPARRKRVTKAQKLLQQQQQLQQQQDEEEEEQQQQQQQQMLNDRSTITTIIETKSESNNNSNQSLSNCTSHQMQTIDLSSMILPSQLQISTAELLQHHQQQQQQQQQQQLQNTTILYNQIDLNNALLQNQLHANNIIIQGPIGTSNGSLLPVQTIQTHDGSIFHHQQSSQQQHIQIKNELQTVPLSTTSTTTLSSSSTSNSSHHQQQHSNQQHHQQHQMDMTSLTKLENVSYLPSSNENHVIGTVQSYQIITPDGLHAYQPKLLNANEIELCPFTSATGANYTFTSSSQSNNNNISNNNTDHSQFMDIKNELLIKSDQFMDTSGMYHLPFSPSSMINAVSEVNNSSLLETKEIRRPKKRKPSTAAKH